A window of Brevinema andersonii contains these coding sequences:
- a CDS encoding DUF1320 domain-containing protein yields MLYCTAEDLYEACKNSAIEGWARDLSTESADIVAGRIQAAIMRATDEMNLYLVKTGNLPLPVVPRSLRDICVKLSLYSLMSRKGLTEGSSDNTVKTNRDTALKQLEMIAAGKLDLGLSVDNTPMPSVENKVVTAFPPNRMDPRNRIW; encoded by the coding sequence ATGCTGTACTGCACGGCGGAAGACCTGTACGAAGCGTGTAAGAACAGCGCTATTGAGGGCTGGGCGAGAGACTTGAGCACCGAAAGCGCGGATATTGTTGCCGGCAGAATACAAGCGGCTATTATGCGGGCGACCGACGAAATGAACCTCTACCTCGTGAAGACGGGCAACCTGCCCCTGCCTGTGGTGCCGCGCTCGCTGAGGGACATCTGCGTCAAGCTGAGTTTGTACAGCCTGATGTCGCGCAAAGGCTTGACGGAAGGCAGTTCGGACAACACCGTTAAAACCAACCGAGATACGGCTTTGAAACAATTGGAGATGATCGCTGCCGGAAAGCTTGACTTGGGCCTGAGTGTCGACAATACGCCGATGCCGTCCGTCGAAAACAAGGTCGTAACCGCCTTCCCGCCGAACCGCATGGATCCGAGGAACAGAATATGGTGA
- a CDS encoding phage virion morphogenesis protein, whose product MVSFSVVGLNEILEKLRNTDLTKSNNLGHALASWLAKSARMRILKTKTAPDGTKWAPLAASTVKNLERAKAGGSMLYRTGSLHRAVGYSLMLWSKGAIILDDKMNYSEFLQRGTKKMTARPYLGVSKEDHQKLTDLSLEYLNQTLN is encoded by the coding sequence ATGGTGAGTTTCAGTGTTGTCGGCCTCAATGAGATTTTAGAAAAGCTGCGGAATACGGATTTGACGAAGAGCAATAATTTGGGGCATGCGTTGGCGTCTTGGCTGGCAAAGTCGGCTCGGATGCGCATCCTCAAAACCAAGACAGCTCCCGACGGCACGAAATGGGCTCCGCTGGCAGCATCAACCGTGAAGAATTTGGAACGCGCAAAAGCAGGCGGTTCCATGCTTTACAGGACGGGCTCGCTGCACAGGGCGGTCGGTTACAGCCTCATGCTCTGGAGCAAAGGCGCTATTATTCTTGACGACAAGATGAATTATTCGGAATTCCTGCAGAGGGGCACAAAAAAGATGACCGCGCGCCCGTACTTGGGCGTCAGCAAAGAGGATCATCAAAAATTAACGGACCTGTCGCTCGAATACTTAAACCAAACCCTCAACTGA
- a CDS encoding phage tail tape measure protein — protein sequence MAKNTAKFLVELEDKITGPLKKVVASFESLEKAEQSLNKLKKASLGLVLALGASLGLAANKAAGFESALAPVKTLLTGTAEEVKTSAQSIEKAALSWSRIHKQSSEEYLSGAYNLLSAGLTAEQAVAGTNKALALATATMGDTATATVLLGTLYNNFGNKANNAEAEMGKLADTVTKTQQLFQIANLGQLNEGLKYAASSAQAFNVSFEQTSAVVGQLNTLGLSGSMAGTAFNAMTAKLSAGALELGYGISYTEDGGLDLIKTLENLSQVGADADTINRIFVQEAAKGINFLTGKLGDLKNNYEAVLDASGATAKAQKIMEQTFNSQLGILGNNFANLGK from the coding sequence ATGGCAAAGAACACGGCGAAATTTTTGGTAGAGCTGGAAGACAAGATCACAGGACCTCTAAAGAAAGTAGTGGCTAGCTTTGAGAGTTTGGAGAAGGCCGAGCAGAGCCTGAACAAGCTCAAAAAAGCTTCCTTAGGACTGGTCCTGGCTTTGGGCGCGAGTTTGGGGCTGGCGGCAAATAAGGCTGCGGGCTTCGAATCGGCGCTTGCTCCCGTGAAAACTCTGCTGACAGGCACGGCCGAAGAAGTCAAAACATCGGCACAATCTATTGAGAAAGCAGCCTTATCCTGGAGCCGCATCCATAAACAGAGCTCCGAGGAATATTTGTCGGGCGCGTACAACCTCCTCTCGGCAGGCCTGACGGCGGAACAAGCCGTTGCAGGCACCAATAAAGCCCTTGCTTTGGCTACCGCTACCATGGGAGATACGGCGACAGCAACCGTTCTTTTAGGAACTTTGTATAACAATTTCGGCAATAAGGCTAATAATGCGGAAGCCGAGATGGGAAAACTTGCAGATACCGTCACCAAAACGCAGCAGCTCTTCCAGATCGCAAACCTCGGCCAATTGAATGAAGGCCTCAAATACGCGGCTTCGTCGGCGCAGGCCTTCAACGTCTCTTTCGAGCAGACCTCTGCCGTGGTCGGTCAATTAAATACTTTAGGGCTTTCGGGCTCGATGGCGGGCACGGCGTTCAACGCGATGACGGCCAAACTTTCCGCAGGCGCTCTGGAATTGGGCTACGGTATCTCCTACACAGAGGATGGAGGCTTGGACCTCATCAAAACTTTGGAAAATTTATCCCAAGTCGGAGCCGATGCGGACACGATCAACAGAATTTTCGTCCAGGAAGCAGCGAAAGGCATCAACTTCCTCACCGGCAAGCTCGGCGACCTCAAAAACAACTACGAAGCCGTCCTTGACGCTTCCGGCGCGACGGCGAAAGCACAAAAAATTATGGAACAGACCTTCAACAGCCAACTAGGCATTTTGGGCAATAATTTCGCGAACCTCGGCAAATGA
- a CDS encoding phage tail tape measure protein has translation MLGIVNLVVGGLASLVNENNLFAGVIVTVTSLLSAGALAAGLLMTKIIVLTLATHGLTAAQAAFAGMQGFVSALMTGRLIPNMILASKNTLILGASMLKAGAMSAAAFVAANPVLAIVSAAIGAVVTGIVMLYNNWENVKASFQGMNPILDVVIAGLDKLFQGFTWLIDKIKGFFRILKQPVPDIEQKISLKPKSKIKDAIPKTIAHPSVPGIDAYSGGTQSLPAEHLSFLAANAEEFGLPAPSMETIAPKANTNIKQALSPIPAANKNTVINIQTVQIADGVIADLNDFVLQLNNAVEQS, from the coding sequence ATGCTCGGTATTGTCAACCTGGTGGTCGGCGGGCTTGCAAGCCTTGTCAACGAAAATAATCTTTTTGCCGGCGTTATTGTAACGGTGACGTCTTTGTTGTCGGCGGGTGCTTTGGCTGCCGGGCTTTTGATGACCAAAATCATAGTCTTGACCCTGGCAACACACGGCTTGACTGCGGCGCAGGCGGCTTTTGCCGGGATGCAGGGTTTCGTTTCCGCGCTCATGACAGGCCGGCTTATCCCCAATATGATCCTCGCCTCCAAAAACACTTTAATCCTGGGCGCATCTATGCTTAAAGCGGGAGCGATGTCGGCAGCGGCTTTCGTTGCGGCGAATCCCGTTCTCGCCATAGTATCCGCAGCGATCGGCGCCGTCGTCACCGGTATCGTCATGCTGTACAACAATTGGGAAAACGTGAAAGCGTCGTTCCAAGGTATGAACCCTATTTTGGATGTCGTGATCGCTGGCTTGGACAAACTGTTTCAAGGATTCACTTGGCTGATTGACAAAATTAAAGGCTTTTTCAGGATACTGAAGCAGCCCGTGCCGGATATCGAGCAGAAAATTTCGCTCAAGCCGAAAAGCAAAATAAAGGATGCTATCCCGAAGACCATTGCCCATCCGAGCGTTCCGGGCATCGATGCTTATAGCGGCGGGACGCAGTCCCTGCCGGCGGAGCATTTGTCGTTCCTGGCGGCCAATGCAGAGGAGTTTGGGTTACCGGCTCCGAGTATGGAAACAATAGCGCCGAAAGCTAATACAAATATAAAACAGGCGTTAAGCCCAATCCCTGCAGCAAATAAAAATACGGTCATCAATATACAGACCGTGCAGATTGCGGACGGTGTTATCGCCGACCTCAACGACTTTGTTTTACAACTCAATAACGCGGTGGAGCAATCATGA
- a CDS encoding baseplate J/gp47 family protein: protein MIKMTDIALNAEGEIVLEYADLALVEGTGCLLQDIKTRLMTDIGVLFYDTAKTIPQITNYHTGGVFRLFIETVAAFIFHIYTALNSMLPNIFTQTASGSWLDRNAEQLGLSRTQAKAAEGLVIFSRKDTNGNITIAKDKVVATKTDAQGCVFRYRVKETFILEDGSASISVPVLAENSGSAYNVLANQITEIVTPIPGIDSVSNNSDWLTVIGLDSESDESLRARCLAKWEGLSGADASAYVAWARQIPGVENVMPISTARGLGTVDVVITGTGNIRPSEAIIAEAQKIIDANNPIGTDVQVKAPREILINPVVNVTEESDAFADKAEIEALITEFFKNISIGKDFEPSELIAVVFRAKNIKAVAVVSPGAVTITQTQIARIGNLSVEVLNA from the coding sequence ATGATAAAAATGACGGATATCGCCTTGAATGCAGAGGGGGAGATTGTATTGGAGTATGCCGACCTTGCTTTGGTCGAAGGCACAGGCTGTTTGCTGCAGGACATCAAGACAAGGCTCATGACGGATATAGGAGTGCTCTTTTACGATACCGCTAAAACCATTCCCCAAATTACCAACTACCATACCGGCGGGGTTTTTCGTCTCTTCATCGAGACGGTCGCCGCATTTATTTTCCATATTTATACCGCGCTCAACAGCATGCTGCCGAATATCTTTACGCAGACGGCTTCGGGTTCCTGGCTGGACCGGAATGCAGAGCAACTGGGACTCAGCCGGACGCAGGCCAAAGCCGCCGAAGGGCTTGTTATTTTCTCCCGTAAGGACACAAACGGTAATATTACCATCGCAAAGGATAAGGTTGTCGCTACAAAAACCGATGCTCAAGGATGTGTTTTCCGCTACCGAGTCAAGGAAACCTTTATTCTGGAAGACGGAAGTGCAAGTATTTCCGTGCCTGTGCTTGCTGAGAATTCAGGCTCCGCTTACAACGTTTTGGCAAACCAAATAACCGAAATTGTTACCCCAATCCCGGGCATCGATTCCGTCAGCAACAATTCCGACTGGCTGACGGTCATCGGTTTGGACTCCGAAAGCGACGAATCTTTAAGAGCTCGCTGCTTGGCAAAGTGGGAAGGCCTTAGCGGCGCCGACGCTTCGGCTTATGTTGCCTGGGCGAGGCAGATTCCCGGCGTCGAAAATGTTATGCCCATCTCGACAGCCCGCGGGCTTGGAACCGTTGACGTCGTCATCACAGGAACCGGCAATATCCGGCCCTCCGAAGCGATCATTGCCGAGGCTCAGAAAATTATCGATGCAAACAATCCTATCGGTACCGATGTTCAGGTCAAGGCGCCCCGGGAAATCCTTATCAACCCCGTCGTCAACGTCACGGAGGAATCGGATGCATTCGCCGATAAGGCCGAAATTGAAGCGCTTATTACGGAATTTTTTAAAAACATCTCTATAGGCAAGGACTTCGAGCCTTCGGAATTGATCGCCGTTGTCTTCCGGGCAAAAAACATCAAGGCCGTTGCTGTGGTCAGCCCCGGGGCCGTCACAATCACCCAGACGCAGATCGCGCGCATCGGAAACCTCAGCGTGGAGGTCCTTAATGCCTGA